The following is a genomic window from Bacteroidia bacterium.
GCTTCAGTTTCGCTCTGATATCGGCGGGAATAGCGTCTTTGTGCAGCATGATGGAGGTGGTTTTGTAACGCACATAGGCCTCGGATGCGTGGAAGTATCCACCATAGGGATTATTCTTTTCACCCCAGGAATTCTTCACATAGAAATACCGCCCGCCATTGACATCGCGGGACAAGCCGATGATGTGCATGCCGTGATCATCCTGCGTAGTGTAATTGTCGAAGCCCTCCTGACGGAACTGTTGCGTGATGACTTTTTCTTTCACCGGCGCGATAAAGACGCTGTCGGTTTCGCCTTTGCTCATGTCTTCCCACGCTTTATCCGGTACAATCGCCATGCCTTTTTTGTGATTGAATCCTTTTTCGCTGACATCGCTCGCCCAGGCGATGGTGAAGCCGTGCTCGATGGCATGGGTCATGGTGCGCAGCATGTCGTCCAGCGGGATGTTGTACACCAGCCCATACGACCAGTTGTCGGGGACCTCCAGCGCGAATTGCGTATAGAAGGGATGGTGAGTGAATGAGGAAAGCAGGATGTAATCCTCTGTTTTTATGCCCAACGCCTGATCGGCGTAGTTTCGCGGAGTCCAGCGCTTGCCCTGCCACTCGAATTCCTTCGGTTCGGGTCCCAGATAGCCGTCGAGTATGCCGGCGACAGATCGTTTCCATGCGGGTGTAAGTTTCCCGTTCGGGGCTTTGATCAAGGCATCCACGACGGCCCGCAGGACAGCATCCAATTCATTATGGACGTGCAGCGCTTCACCGTAGGAAAGTCCGGGGTAGACCTGGTCGGGGACTATGCCGATATCTCTGATGACATCCGCCACATCGTTGAACGCGCCGCCCGGTGCAAACGCCAGATTGCCGTGCATACGCACGAATTTTTCCGCTTTCCGCTGGTAGATATTGCGGACAATAAACATCTCCGACAGGTCGACCGGGCCTTTGCCCATGCGCAGCAGCTCCGATTCGAGCAGAGACAGTGCGGAAAAACTCCAGCACGTGGACGTGCGGTTCTGGTTTTTTACCGGGGTGGCGCCCAGTTCCTTCACCATGGTGAATTGATAGCCGGAAGTCGTGGAATCGTTGTTTCGCGCCCAGGTAACGGACGTGAGCAACAGTATCGCGAGAATGGATATGCGCAGAGGATTCATACGTCGGTTATACTTTTGGATGATGAAAAAATGGCCCGGTGTGTTGCGCGGGCAGTCCGCGTAAACAATCTACATTCGGACGTCTATATCAGACAAATACCGAACGCAGCCGCGGCGGGTGATGCAGCGGGAGCGGTATTCCATCGAGGTTGGAGTGACTTTTACACCGGCTGTCAATGCGTCATGAACACACGTTTCACATCACCTGAACGATCAATTCGCGGAGACGGGCCGTCGAATGCTTCAGCACGCGCTTCCCGCTCTGGATGATCAGAAGCTTCGGGGAAACAACAGCGTCACAGTCTGTCGAACACCGATCCGCTGCCGGGCTGGAAAAGACGGTTGTACATTCGCTCCGCATAATTGTCGGTCATCCCGGAAATGAAGTCCGCCAATACACGGACGCGCTGCGCTTCCGTGTCCGCTTCGCGTAAAAGATACCCATGCTTGCCGGAGAGCAACTCGGGTGAATCAATAAAGGCATCGAACATTTTCCGGATGATGATGCCGCCGCGATACTCAAGACTCTGGACCGCGGGTCCGTTGATGACAAGATCATAGACCGAGCGCTTGAGGGCTTCGAGAGCGAGGCGATGGTCGTGCGGCAGGGTCGCCCTCCACCGCAGGCGGGGATGTTCGAAGCGCGTATCGTGGGTCAACTCTGCCGCACCGATGAGCCGGCCGATCAGTGCCGATGCCGCCTGCTTTTTCTCATGCACTGCGTCTCGTCGGGATGCGCCGCCGCCACGTCCCATCGCAATGATGAGCGAGGCGTAGGATTTCTGCATCTCGGGATCCTGAAACTTCTCTTTCGGCAAGTAGGAAAGAATCGCTTCCGGTTCGATCAGGCGGGAAAAGAAAGCGTCCTCCACGTCGTGTGTGCCATAGGCGATATCATCGGCGAGTTCGACGACACTTGCTTCGAGCGTACTGTTGCGTGTGCGGGCGTGACGTGCTTCGCGATACTCTATTTCGGAAAGGCGCTCACGGTCACCTGATGAAAACGGAGACAGTATCCAATCCAGCAACTCCTGTTCCTCGTTATGAATACATTTTGGCGGTGCCCAGGGCTTGAATGGCGGACAGGCCGCATTGTCCGGATAGGCGAGGGGATTGACGAGATCGGCATAGATGCGCGGATACTTCAGAATGGCCTGAAGAACCGTTCGGGTGAGGTTCAAACCATGGTGTTCGCCATGGACTTCAAGGTCATCGCTGTTGAGTAAGCGAAGCGTTTGTCCGTTTCCTTCGAAGCCATTATCCCCGAGCCGTGTCCACACACAATAATTCAGAGCTTCTTCACCGCGGTGACCGAAGGGTGGGTGACCGAGATCGTGCGCGAGGCATGCGGCTTCTATGAGACTGGTGTCAATAACGCCGCCAAGTTCCTCAAACTCCGGCTTCACACTTGCCAGCGGGAAACCCGGCCATATCTGTCGATTGAGCACAGCGGTGAGCCCGCGCCCGATATTTGCGACCTCGAGCGAGTGCGTGAGACGCGTGCGGAGAAAAGCGGATTCATTGAGCGAAAAGATCTGCGTCTTCGATTGCAGGCGACGGAAGGAGAAACTGTGGATGATGCGGGCTCGGTCGCGTTCAAACGGATCGCGATGGTCGCCGGCTTTATGATGGTCGCCACCCGGACGTTCCGTGTCCGCTGCGGTGTACAATGGCGAGATATGGTAGAGTGGATGCATGATAGGTTTGGGTCGATGATATTCAACAAAGTACGAAAATTCATGTGCATGCGCGCGCGGCGGGCGGATTAGCGGTACGCAGAGGGAAGGCCGGCGTCAATCCGGGAAATCGAGAGAAATGATTGTACCTTCACGGTTGCACGTGTACGGCCCATCGGTACTGCTCGTGCGCTTCAAGGCACTTCCTGACCCATTTTCCCGCGCAGCGCATTTTCGTACTTTGCTTCATTGCCGTATACCGGACCGGCGGATACACCGCGCACCTCCGTACGATTCTCATGCTGCTGTGAAACAACGACTCCACCTTATCTTTGCGCTCCTCCTGCTCCTGTCCGCAGCCTCACGGATGAACGCGCAAACGGATGAACCCGCACCGCCGGCAGACTCCACTGTCGTACCCGCCGCAGCTCCAGTCGACTCGCTTTTCCGCACCGACGATTCGGTGTACGTTTTTCCCACAAAGGACGCGGCGGATACCATCGTCTCCTACAAGGCGCGCGATTCGGTGGTGTACATACTCGATGACAAACTCATGGATATGTACGCGGAGGCCGACATCAACTACGGCAGTACCGCAATCTCCGCCGCGCGTATCCGCATCAGTTGGGACAAGTCCACCATTCATGCTACCGGAATCAGCGACAGCGCAACGCAGGAAATCAAGGGTGCTCCGATACTGAAGGAAGGGGGAGAAACGTACAACGGCGAGGAAATGACCTACAATTTCCGCTCGAAACAGGGGTTGATTCTGAAGGGCGAAACCGCGATCGAGGACGGATTCTATCTCGGTGAGCGCATCAAACGCTCACCGGACAACGAGTACTTCGTAGGCATGGGGCGTTACACAACCTGTGATAATCCCTCCCATCGCCATTATTATTTCGGCTCGCAGCAGATGAAAGTCATCCCGGACGATGTCGTGGTCGCGCGTCCCATCACGCTGTTTATCGAAGATATTCCCCTGTTCTGGTTCCCCTTCGCTGTCATCCCCAACACCAAAGGCCGTACTTCCGGTATTCTCGTGCCCGCCTTCGGAGAGGACGGACGGCGTGGGCGCTATCTGACGAAAGGCGGCTATTATCTCTCCATCAGCGATTACTGGGATCTCGCGCTTACCGGAGACTGGTATTCCAAGGGCGGGTATTTGCTCAAGGCGGATGTGCGCTACGCTTTGCGCTATAATTTCACGGGGTCGGTGAGCGCGAGCTATGGTCGGCAGACCTTCAACATCGGCAATGTGTTCGTCCCCGACGACGAACCCGGTACGGACTGGAGTCTTCTGCTCAATCATAATCAGGACATTTCGCCGCTCTCGCGCCTTTCGATGAATCTCAATCTCCGAACCCAGGGATATTTCGATCGATACAGCAACGATCTCAACGAACTTCTGACGCAATCGGTGTATTCTTCCGCGCAGTATTCCACCTCCTGGGAGGGAACGAATCGCAGCCTGTCCATAGGCATGCAGCGCGACCAGAATACCACTACCGGAACGTCCACCATGACGCTTCCGGACATCACCTTTAATCAGTCCCAGGTATATCCGTTCCGTTCGGAGGAGGGAAGCGGCCAGGAGTGGTATGAACTCATAGGCTTTAATTACACAGGCCGGGCGGTGAATCGCATCGAGATCAAGGACTACACGGTGGATAGAGATACGATTCGCGGCAGGTTCGATCGCCGTGGCGTGGATCATAGCGTCTCTCTGATCGCGTCACCGAAGTTCGGGTATGTGACGCTCTCACCGAATTTTCGCTATCAGGAACGATGGTACGACCACCGCACCGAACGAAGTTACACACCCGGTGATTCATTGGTCCGCGGCCGCGATGTGGAGGGTTTCTTTGCGTTGCGCACGTTCTCGGCCAGTGTGTCGGCCAGTACCAAATTGTACGGGATGTTCGAGCCGAATATGTTCGGCATCCTCGGTATACGGCATACGTTGCAGCCCTCGGTGAGCTATCAGTACAATCCGGATTTCTCCAGCAGTTGGTGGGGATATCATCAGGTGTACAGGGACAGCACGGGACGTGAAGTGTTTTACGATCCCTACTCCGGCTATGATTACCGGCCCGGCGAGGTCTTCGGCGGAGTCGGCGGGGGAGAATCGCAGTCCGTCGGCATGAGTCTGAGCAATATTTTCGAGATGAAACTGCAACCGCGCGCCGACGATACCACGCAGACCCCCCGGAAATTCCAGCTCTTCACACTGAATGCCGATACGCGGTACAATTGGGTGGCGGACAGTCTCAAACTTTCGGACATCAACTTGTCGTTCAGAACCAGCATTCAGAATGTGCTCGATCTGTACGGAGGCGCGACACTTTCACCCTATGTCTTTGAGCGCAGACGGACGGAATTCGATGGCGAAGGAAGGGAGACCATCATTCCGGGCAGGAAAGTGAATCGCTTTCTCATCGATGAGGATGGAGGACTCGTACGGCTTACGAATTTTTCGCTGAATTTGTCCACGACGCTGTCCAACGAAATGTTCAAAGATGCCAATGCGGCCGCGGAGGATTCGACGAGAAAAAAGGATGATGATGTCTACAGCTTCAGCATACCCTGGAATCTCTCCCTTGGTGTGGATTATAACATCGACATGTTCGATCCCGACAATGTTTTTCGGAGAGCGGGACTTCGCGCGGGATTGTCCTTCAGCTTTACACCGAGCTGGCATGTGTCCATGAATACGTTCTACGATGTGGTGAACAAGGAACTCGGGACGCCGGAAATCAATGTGCGTAAGGATTTGCATTGCTGGGAAATGAGCTTCAATTGGCGTCCGGCCGGGTACTACAGAAGTTTCTATTTCGTCCTGCGCCTGAAAGCCCCTATGCTGCAGGATATCAAGCTCGAAAAACGCGGCAGCGATCGCGGCGTATTTTAGAACACAGAACGCAGAATACGCAGAAAAGACAGAACACGCAGAAAGAAGGCGCAAACCTTTCATATTCCATCTGCGTCTCTACCGCCTCCTGAGCATAGTCGAAGGGGCCTCTCCGCGTTACTTTCTTGCGTTCATTGCGTTAATTTCCCCTCCCCTGAATTTCCGGCAAAATTCGTATACTATAAGATGGGCCTATTAGACCACGCAATGACACAGCACGATGGTACCTGTATGACACATTGTTTCAGAATCGCACTCTTTATTTTGCTCGCGCTGCTGCTTCCCGGGATGCTTGCGGCACAGAATGATCCGAACAAAGACCGCCTCCGCGCCTCTGAAGGGGACTGGTACGGAAAGGCCGATATGCTTGTCGTGTACGACAGCATGTCGGTGGACGTACAGGAAAGCGGTTTGAGCTACGTTACCATGCACAAACTCGTGCGTGTGCTCACAGCCAAAGGAGCGCTCTCGCTGCGCAACGTGATCTATGATTATGATCCGCTCTCGGCCGATGTGGAGGTGCGTCTGGTGAGAATCTACCGTGCGGATGGCAGCGTCGAAACCGTCGGGAAAGATCGTGTGCACGACTACCCCGCGCCGGCACGCGCCATTTACTGGGGTGCCCGGCAGAAATTGGTGGATGTCGGACGGCTCGAACCCGGTGACGCGGTGGAGACCGTCGCGTTTCGCAAGGGATTCACCTACGCGCTTCTGGGTGATGGCTCCGACGATGACAGCCGTTTCATCCCGCCGATGAAAGGTCATTACTATGACATCGTGGAGTTTTGGTCATCAGTGCCAGTGACGGAAAAAGTGTATCGCATTTTCACTCCTGCGGACAAACCGTTGCAGTATGAAGTGTATAACGGCGAACTCACTTCGTATGTGCATTTTCATCCGCAGCATACGCATCGCGTCAAAGTGGCGGTGAATCCCGCCGGGAAGCAAGCGGCGACGACGGAAGATGCGTTGCATCCGACTGCCGGAATGGTCACGAAACCGGGGAAAATCACCTATGGCTGGTACAAGCGGCATATCCTGCCGCTGAAAACCGAGCCCGACATGGTTGCGGCGTCGGATGTCGCTCCCAAACTGTTGCTCTCCACGTCGCCGGACTGGTACGCCAAAGCCGTCTGGTTCCACGGGGTGAACGAGGATTTCGGCAGTTTTGCTGTCACCCCCGAGGTGCAGAAAATGACGGATAATTTGCTAAAGGGCGTGACCAACGAGCATGAAAAGATCTCCATTCTGAATCATTGGGTTGCAGAGGAAATCCGTTACTCCGGCATCTCCATGGGCGAAGGGGAGGGCTACACGCTGCACACCGGCGAAATGACCTTTTCCGACCGCTGCGGCGTGTGCAAGGACAAGGCCGGAATGCTCGTGACCATGTTGCGTGCAGCCGGCTTCGAATCCTATCCGGCAATGACCATGGCGGGCTCGCGCATCGACCGCATACCCGCCGATCAGTTCAATCACAGCGTCACGACGGTGAAACTCAGTACCGGCGAATGGATGCTGCTCGATCCGACCTGGATCCCGGGCGCGCGCGAGATGTGGTCCAGCGCCGAACAACAGCAGGAATATCTGCTCGGCATACCCGGCGGTGCGGACGTCATGTCCACACCGGTCTCACCGGCGGACAATCACTACTGGAACGCTACCAATACGGCCACCTTGCTCGCCGATGGCACGCTCGAAGGCACCATCGTCATCGAAGCGGAAGGGCAGAGCGACGCCATGCTGCGTCGGGCGTTCAGCCGCAGCTATCGCTCATCCTGGGAAGATAATTTCGTCTCGCAGTTCCTGAAAAAATTTCCGACCGCCGAGGCGAAGGTCACCGAAATGACCACTGTGGAGGATTTGTCCAAACCCTTCGCTATCCGCATGAACTACCGCATTCCCGGCTACGCAATTGTTGATGGCAAACGCCTTCTGCTCACGCCGCTCCTCGCCGACAGCCCTTTCGACGACGGCTTCAACGCCGGCGAGCTGTCCATCAACACCTCCCTGGAGACGCGTAAGTACGGTTTCCGCGCGCGTTGTTCGAAGCTCGTGCAGCTGCACGAAGTGATAACGCTGCCATCGGGGTACAGTACAGAAACGCTGCCCCAGACGGTGGAGAAGGGTGGAGCACCGGCGTCGTTCTCCTCGGTGTTTTCCAAGGAAGGCAATTCCATTCGAATGAAGGCGACGCATCGTCTTGAAAAACGCGTCTACGAAGCCGCCGACTGGCCCGATTTCCGCGCCGCGCTGCTCGCGCGCAAGGATCTCGCGAATACATCCATCACCCTTACGCGATAGGAGGAGCGACCATGAAACAGACAAGCATCACCATCGCCGCTCTGACCGCATTCGCACTCATCGTGTATGTGCGTCCTGTGCTCGCGCAGGACAATGCCGACGCCGAGTATCTCTCCATGGAGCACAGCTATGAATTGCTCGAGGACGGAAGCACGGTATACAGCTACAGCCATTCCCAGAAGTATCATACCAATTACGCCTTTACCCGCGCGTACGGTGAGTCCTTCATCATCTATGATCCCGCATGGCAGAAACTTACGGTCACCAAATCCGAGACCACCATGCGCGACGGCAAGAAGGTGTCCTCACCCTTCAACGCCTACAACGAAGTTCTTCCTGCGTACGCCGCCAACGCCGCGCCGTATCTGCATTTGCGGGAGATGGTGGTGACTCATGCCGGACTCGAGGCGGGCTGTACGGTGGATTTCAGCTATACCCTTGCCACGAAGAAGGGTTTCATACCCGGACTGTCCGGCAAGGTGCTTTTCGGAGCCCGTAGTCCGATACGTTCCCTCACCGTCAATGTGATTGTTCCCTCCGGCACGCAGCTCAGGCACGCGATGCTCCGTACCGATATCGCGCCGGAAAAGAAAAGCGAGGCGGGGAAGGACGTGTACACATGGAAAACATCAAATCTCCCGCTCTTCGATGTAGAAGCGTCTCAGCCTCCCATGGATGAGGTGCTGCCCCTTCTTCATTTCTCGTCGGCATCGTTCAACGACCTGACCAACCACATCGTATCGGATGGCAAGATGCTGCACGCATCCGTCGCAATGAACGCTCTCGTGGTGAAGCAGACGGAAAAGTCCTCTACACCGAGCGAAAAAGCACTGGCGCTGCGCAGTTGGGTTGCGGACCATGTCGCCCGCATGGCCGCTCCGCTGGCCGACATCGGCGCGCGTCCGCTGAGCGCCGCGACGACCTTCGACAAGCGCGTCGGTTCCGATCTCGATCGCGCCGTACTCCTCGCCGCGCTGTGCCGCGCGGCGAAACTCGATGCGGATGTTGTTCTGGGTTCGACCGATGCGTTCGTCGCCGTGCCTTCGGCGTACGCATTACCGCGCGCCCTGGTCATCATCCGGGATGCGTCGCTGGTTCAGGGTATCATGTTACTCGATCCGTCCAGAGCTCCGTCGGGACCAGCCGCGACCATGGCGGGTTTGGCCGCGTATCTGCCGGTATCCGCAAAGGGTGGTGAGCCGGTGCTGATGTCCCGCGCCGCCATAGCAACGCGGGTCAGCGTTACATCGGACTGGACGCTGGACAAGGACATGAAGGTACAAGGCAGAAGTCTGGTGGAAGCGGCTGGGCTGCGAAGCCATGTCTTCGACCCCACAGGAATGCAGAATGCGGTGAAAAAGGCACTGGCCTCCGCCGCGCAAGGCCTTACCGTAACCCCCTCCGAAGCGAAATCCGGCTCCGATTTCACGACATCCTGTGATGCGGAGGTCAGCGGAGAAACCGCCCTGAGCGCCGTGAACGGCATCGTTCGCTTCGCTGTACCGGTGGCACCGGGCGGCATCACGGATTTCGCATACATTCCTGCGGATCCGAAGCGGTCTACCCCTGTGCAGCTTCCCGCCGCGATGACGGAGGAATGTCGCATGACCCTGCATCTGCCAAAGGGCGTGACCTTGCTCGGCGGCGGCGGCAAGATCGAACTTCAGAACACCGTCGGCACTGTCTCGAGCGTCATCAAAGGCGATAGCCACGACATCGAAATCGCCCGTCGCATCACCTTCAACACCGATCGCGTCGCTCCCGCACAATTCGAAGATCTCAAAGCGTTGCTCAGCGCCTGGCGCGATCCGAAGCACACGACGCTGCTGCTGCGGGTGGGGGGGGAGAAGTGAGGAGTGAAGAGTGAAGAGTGAAGGGGTCGTGAAAAGGTGAAAAGGAGAAAAGGTGAAAAGGTGAAGAGTGCAATGCGGAGAATAGAGATGCCAACAGACACCGTCACCCTGAGCGCAGCACCCGCAGCAGAGTGTGGGGTGTGAGGTATGCACTTCCACGGGTGCGCAGTCGAAGGGCGGTGTTCGTCCCACTCCGTGGTCGTTGGTCGGGAACACACCATGTCATGAGCGGCGCAACGGCGCAGGAAAGGCTCGGATCAAAGGGCAAATGCGCTACTCGGCATTCCGCTGTCTCGGAATAGGGCTATGCCGTTCCCTAAGCGAAATCGAAGGCGCACCGATCCATTGCATGGATGGTATGATTCAGGTTTCATGCAACTTGACGTGCCTGAATCATCATGTTTGAAAAAGATACTGAATAAAACCTCCTCCTCCCCCCTCTCTTCCAAAAGAGGGGGCGAGGGGTCGCAGATCGTAGGTCGTAGACTCGCCGCGGCGAGGTGCGTTGATCGAGACCGCGCTATGGCTACGGCAAACTGGTGGGTTTATGAAACACGTCGGACTCAAGCCGATACTAAAAGATGTCGTGATCGTCGCGCGGCGATACTCATGAAATGTGATGCTCCGAAGCTATGAACACCGAGAAATCCGAACGCCGCCCTTCGACTCCGTGCCCGTCCAGGTACGTGCATGAAGCGCACATTCTGCGGCGGGCACTCCGCTCAGGGTGACGGCGTTGATAATCATCAAGCCACAAGCCACAATCGTACTTCCCTAAATCGTAATTCGCAAATTAAAAATCGTAAACCCATAATGCCCCGTATCAACATCGACATCCCCGCGCATCTTCCGTTTTTCACCACGATGGCGGTGCGCATCGGAGACGTCAACTATGGTGGCCACCTTGGCAATGACGCGGTGCTGTCCATCGCACACGAAGCGAGGGTGCGTTTTCTTGCCTCGATGGGATACACGGAGCATGACATCGAAGGCGTTTCCATCATCATGAGCGATGCGGCGGTCGTGTATCGCGGCGAGGCGCATTATGGCGACGAGCTGGAAATCGGCGTGGGAGCCGGAAACTTTTCGGGCAGCGGCTTCGACCTGCTGTACCGCGTCACAAGGGAGGCCGACGGCAAGGAAATAGCGCTGGTAAAAACCGGCATCGTGTTTTTCGATTACGTGAAAAAGAAGCCGCAACGAGTGCCCGCGCGTTTTCGCGAGCGCTTCGAGGCGGGAAAGGAATGACATGGAGTATCTCGCTCTTGCCGTACTGTGTTCCGTAGGCATCGCGACCATCATCAAGTATGCGGGTATCAAGGGCTATCCGTCCTTCGTGCTTTTTGCGACGAATTACCTCGTCGCGACCATCGGTGCGCTGATCGGATCGGGAGGGAAGGTGGCGCCGTTCAGCGATCCGCCGCTGCTGCTGCTGACGGTATTTCTCGGCGGACTGTTCATCTGGTGTTTCTGGATATTGATGATGGCAGTGAAAAAGCTCGGCATGGTTCTGCCCGTCACGCTGATGCGCATTTCGGCCGTCATTCCCACGCTGGCTTCCATCGTGCTGTTCGGCGAGGCGCCGATGCTCATGCAAATCATCGGCATTGCATTGGCCTTTATCGCGCTGCCTCTCGCGGCGAGAGGCCCGGTGACGAAGGACGATATACAGACCCTGTTCGGCAGTGGTTTTGGTTGGGGACTGGTGCTGTTCTTTTCCTACGGGTTGACGGATTTCATGTTCAAGTTGCAAAAGGAGCATTTCCCGGTCGGCAATCTCTACGAAGTTCTTGTCGTCATTTTCGGTACGGCCTTCGTCATCGGAACCGTCACGATGCTCGTCCGGAAAGAGAAAATCTCCGCGCCGGTGCTGCTCAGCGGCGTGCTCCTGGGAATTCTGAACATGTTCGCGGCGTATTTCTTCATGAGCGCCATCGCGGTACTCCCGGGTGTTGTGGTGTTTCCTGCAAACGGTATAGGCGTTATCTTATTGTCAACGGTGGTCGGCGTGCTTTTGTGGAAAGAGAAACTCGCCGTACGAAACTACATTGCACTCGCCCTCGCCGTCACCGCGTTGCTGTTCCTCTCATAATTCCGTGTGTCGTGCATGATACGATAGACATAACTGTCGTTCTCCCGGTATTCAATGCCGAAGCCACAGTGCTTTCGGCCGTTGACAGTCTGGACGTACGCCCGGGCGACAGCACCGAGGTGCTCGTCGTTGACGATGGGTCCACGGATGGGACTGCGGAGCTGCTGGATGAAGCGGCTGCCGCGCGGCCGTGGATGCGGGTAGAGCACACATCGCATCAGGGACTGGTGCATGCGCTGCATGTCGGGCTCGGGGCCGCGCGTGGTTCTTACATCGCGCGCATGGATGCCGACGACGTAAGTCTGCCCGGCCGACTGTTGTGGCAGAAGGATTACCTCGATGCGCATCCCGAGATCGGCGTTGTCAGCGGGCAGGTCCGTTTCGGTGGCGATACCGAGGCCTCGCGTGGATATGCACTGCATGTGGATTGGCTCAACGCCTTACACACACCGGAAGATATTTCACTCTCACGTTTCATCGAGGCACCGGTGGCGCATCCCTCTGTCATGTTTCGTCGCAGGTTGGTGGAAACGCATGGTGGTTACACGAAGGGCGAATACCCGGAAGACTACGAACTGTGGTTGAGCTGGATGGATGCCGGAGTGCGCTTCGGCAAGGTGGATGCACCGGTCTTATTGTGGAATGACTCCCCGACTCGGTTATCCCGCACGGACAGCCGCTACTCCTCGGAGGCGTTTTACGCCATCAAAGCGCGCTATCTCGCCCGCTGGCTGGAGCGGCATGCGCGCACCTGGCCCGAGGTGATTGTATGGGGCGCCGGTCGTGCCACACGCAAGCGCGCGGCCCTGCTCGAGCAATACGGCGCGCGCATCACCGCGTGGGTGGACATCGACACGCATAAAACAGGGCAGACCATACAAGGCGTACCGGTGATCCTGCCCACGCAGCTTCCGTCGCCGGACAGATGCTTCGTGCTCCCCTACGTGGGCAGCCGCGACGCGAGGGAGTTGATTACGGCATGGCTTGAGGAGAACGGGTACATGCTGGGGGGCTCGTATATACCTGCGGCGTAGCGAGAAGGGGATTGGACTTGCCGACGTGTCGTGAAATGCTCAACATCGCAACGCCGTTGAGGTCGATTTTGTGCCTGTGTAGCAGAACCTGGTATTGAGAAATTGGGGTGATCTCTCCCTTACATCGGGGAATTCTTTCTTGTTGCGATGAATCGCGGTTTGCGATGATGTTTGGAGTCTTTCACTACAGGCAGCGTTATCGCCTTTCCGGTGGTGCTCCGCAATGCATTATATAGTAAAGGGTTAGGGCTGTCCGACTGCGTATTCGCAAAGCGGCAGGATGTGCGTTCCCACACTCATGTCGGGGATGGAGGAGGAGTCGCCCTGTAGAAGCCCCCCACTTACGTATGGGTCGGAGGCCGCAGGCCGGAGACTCGCCGCGGCGAGGTTTGAAGAAGTGTCGTCCTGCGGACTGAGGAGTTTGTGCGGGCGTGCGTGTCCCCACACTTACGTATGGGGATGGAGGAAGTGTCGCCCTTCGGGCTGGCGTCTCTCTGGCGAGCGCGTTCGACCTCTGGCTGAAGCCCGGGGATAGAGGAAGTGGCGCCCTTCGGGCTGGCGTCTCTCTGGCGAGCGCGTTCGACCTCTGGCTGAAGCCCGGGGATAGAGGAGGTGTCGCC
Proteins encoded in this region:
- a CDS encoding DUF3857 domain-containing protein; this encodes MTHCFRIALFILLALLLPGMLAAQNDPNKDRLRASEGDWYGKADMLVVYDSMSVDVQESGLSYVTMHKLVRVLTAKGALSLRNVIYDYDPLSADVEVRLVRIYRADGSVETVGKDRVHDYPAPARAIYWGARQKLVDVGRLEPGDAVETVAFRKGFTYALLGDGSDDDSRFIPPMKGHYYDIVEFWSSVPVTEKVYRIFTPADKPLQYEVYNGELTSYVHFHPQHTHRVKVAVNPAGKQAATTEDALHPTAGMVTKPGKITYGWYKRHILPLKTEPDMVAASDVAPKLLLSTSPDWYAKAVWFHGVNEDFGSFAVTPEVQKMTDNLLKGVTNEHEKISILNHWVAEEIRYSGISMGEGEGYTLHTGEMTFSDRCGVCKDKAGMLVTMLRAAGFESYPAMTMAGSRIDRIPADQFNHSVTTVKLSTGEWMLLDPTWIPGAREMWSSAEQQQEYLLGIPGGADVMSTPVSPADNHYWNATNTATLLADGTLEGTIVIEAEGQSDAMLRRAFSRSYRSSWEDNFVSQFLKKFPTAEAKVTEMTTVEDLSKPFAIRMNYRIPGYAIVDGKRLLLTPLLADSPFDDGFNAGELSINTSLETRKYGFRARCSKLVQLHEVITLPSGYSTETLPQTVEKGGAPASFSSVFSKEGNSIRMKATHRLEKRVYEAADWPDFRAALLARKDLANTSITLTR
- a CDS encoding DUF3857 domain-containing protein; amino-acid sequence: MKQTSITIAALTAFALIVYVRPVLAQDNADAEYLSMEHSYELLEDGSTVYSYSHSQKYHTNYAFTRAYGESFIIYDPAWQKLTVTKSETTMRDGKKVSSPFNAYNEVLPAYAANAAPYLHLREMVVTHAGLEAGCTVDFSYTLATKKGFIPGLSGKVLFGARSPIRSLTVNVIVPSGTQLRHAMLRTDIAPEKKSEAGKDVYTWKTSNLPLFDVEASQPPMDEVLPLLHFSSASFNDLTNHIVSDGKMLHASVAMNALVVKQTEKSSTPSEKALALRSWVADHVARMAAPLADIGARPLSAATTFDKRVGSDLDRAVLLAALCRAAKLDADVVLGSTDAFVAVPSAYALPRALVIIRDASLVQGIMLLDPSRAPSGPAATMAGLAAYLPVSAKGGEPVLMSRAAIATRVSVTSDWTLDKDMKVQGRSLVEAAGLRSHVFDPTGMQNAVKKALASAAQGLTVTPSEAKSGSDFTTSCDAEVSGETALSAVNGIVRFAVPVAPGGITDFAYIPADPKRSTPVQLPAAMTEECRMTLHLPKGVTLLGGGGKIELQNTVGTVSSVIKGDSHDIEIARRITFNTDRVAPAQFEDLKALLSAWRDPKHTTLLLRVGGEK
- a CDS encoding thioesterase family protein, with the translated sequence MPRINIDIPAHLPFFTTMAVRIGDVNYGGHLGNDAVLSIAHEARVRFLASMGYTEHDIEGVSIIMSDAAVVYRGEAHYGDELEIGVGAGNFSGSGFDLLYRVTREADGKEIALVKTGIVFFDYVKKKPQRVPARFRERFEAGKE
- a CDS encoding glycosyltransferase, whose translation is MHDTIDITVVLPVFNAEATVLSAVDSLDVRPGDSTEVLVVDDGSTDGTAELLDEAAAARPWMRVEHTSHQGLVHALHVGLGAARGSYIARMDADDVSLPGRLLWQKDYLDAHPEIGVVSGQVRFGGDTEASRGYALHVDWLNALHTPEDISLSRFIEAPVAHPSVMFRRRLVETHGGYTKGEYPEDYELWLSWMDAGVRFGKVDAPVLLWNDSPTRLSRTDSRYSSEAFYAIKARYLARWLERHARTWPEVIVWGAGRATRKRAALLEQYGARITAWVDIDTHKTGQTIQGVPVILPTQLPSPDRCFVLPYVGSRDARELITAWLEENGYMLGGSYIPAA